Genomic DNA from Vagococcus luciliae:
CACTTTATATAGAATAAAAAAACAAGTGATCTATTTATTAGAATCACTTGTTTTTTTCTTGGCAAGCCTGACAGATACCATGAAATGTTAGGCGATGATCTGTTACTTTAAAAAAGTAATGATTTTCGACTATCTTTTCAACCTCACCTAATAAGTCTTCTTCAATTTCATCGATATTTCCACATTCTAAACAAAGAAGATGATGATGAAAATGTTTAGCACCTTCTTTTCGCATATCATACCTTGCTAGGCCATCATTAAAATTCACTTTATCTAAAATACTTAATTCTGTCAACATTTCAAGCGTACGGTAAACAGTCGCTAACCCAATATCTGGTGTTTTTAATTTCACGAGCATATAGATTTCTTCAGCCGATAAATGATCTTTCTCATTTTCTAACAACACTTGTACTGTGGCCTCACGCTGTGGTGTTAGTTTATAGTTTGCTTCATGCAATTGATCTTTTATCCGTTGTAACGCAAGGCTTTGCTGTTCCATAGTAGCTTGCACATCCTTATTTATAATTATTATCATTTAAAAACTCAATGACCTTATATAAATTATAATTTATCTAATGTACAAAATCAACCTATTCTCAATTAGATGATTCATCTTTTATTAGGTATGTCTTACCATCTTTTTGAGTAATTCTTTTTTCTTTCATCAATGAGCCTAACGCTCGCTTAAATTGACCTTTACTGATAGCAAAAGTTTGTTTGATTTCCTCTGGTGTTGATTTATCGCTAAACGGAATCATTCCATCTTTAGAACGTTCTAAAAACGTTAAAATCATTTGTGCATCATCAGAAATAACTTCATACGCACGAGGTTTTAGTGACATGTTTAGCATACCATCTGGACGAACACCAATCACTCGGCCTTCAACAATTTGTCCAAGTCTAGGTTCTTCGTATCTCTCAGATGGATGGATAAAGGCCACATAATGTTCATCTGTAAAGACAAACGTTCCCACCATTTTTAAGCGATACACAACACCAGTAATATTTTTATTTTTCATTGTTTCTTCGTCCGCTGCTTTTGACATAGCTAAAAATGTCATATCATCTGCTAAATTAGCCCAAAGTCTTGCTTTTTCATCAACTGATAATCTCACTAATAATTTATCGCCTTTTTTAGGCCATAATGGTTTCATCTCTGGTAATTCATCAAGCGACACCACGACTTCTTTATCTGGCAATCCAATATCAACAAACACGCCTAAGTCACGTCTTGAATCAACTACTTCAGCAAATCCAAATTTATGTTGTTGAATGTCTGGAATATTAGTCGTAAAAATTCGATCATGTTTTTGATTTTCATATCCAAACCCTTCTACTATGTCTCCTATTTTAAACTCGCCTTCAGATTTATTTAAATGAAATGTCACACCATTTTTTTGCACAAAAAACAACTGATCGTTTTCATCAATAATTAATCCGCTCCACACACTACCTATTAATTCTTTCATGTATTCTGTTCATCCTTTCGTTGTTCTCACATTATATCATAATTTATTCATTAGTTTATTAAAAATTCCAATCAAACTTTTTATCGAATCGATTTAATCTGTTTATTAATACTGTAATAGAGTAAATAACCCCTACCATGAACTATTTGATTTCATCATATGCTATAACATACATAACAAAAGAGATAACTGAGTCAATACTCAATTATCCCTTTATTTTTGTGGTAACTCTTTTTTCCACATTAATGATAAAAAGCTAGTTATTAATAAAACAATAGCTGAAACATAATATGGATAAAAATGATTGATATCAAATAACATCCCTGAAGCCATTGGCCCTAATATATTTCCAAAACTTGTAAAGGTTGAATTTAATCCATTCACTGTCCCTTGTCTATCTCCTGCATGTTTAGATAGGTAGGTTGTAATACCTGGTCGCAATAAATCAAACGCTAAAAACACAACAAAAGTTGATAATACAACAACCCATTTACTATCGGTGAAAGCTATAACACCAACGAATATAGCGCTCGCAAAAAATGACACTCGAATTAATCCGACCTCACCAATTTTCTTGATAATGCCATCAAAGAAAACGACCTGACAAATTAAGGCTAATACTCCACTAACTGTAATAATCGCAGCAATTTCTGATGTACTAAAATTAAAATTGATTGTTGCCATAATACTATAGATGGACTCAAATGATTGTAAACCAAATGATGAAATTAAAATCACGATAAACGGAAATGTAAAAATGGGATCTTTTAAAATATCCATAACAGAACCTTTTTCTGCAACTTGACCATGCACTAATTGCTTCTCAGGCTCTTTTAAAATTAACATTGTCATAATAAACCCGATAAAAGATAAGATAGCTGCCGCAAAAAAAGGCACTCGCATTCCAAAATGAGCTAGAAATCCACCAACTCCAGGACCAATAATAAATCCACCACTAATGGCGGCAGATACTAACCCCATAGCTTTTGGACGTTCTTCAAATGTTGTGACGTCTGCTACATACGCGGTAACAGATGGCATGATTAATGCCGCAGCAATCCCACCAAGTCCACGAGAGATGTACAACCAACTAACAACTTGACCTAAACCAAAAATTAATTCAGATACTGCAAAAATTAACATGCCAGTTGCAATAATTAATTTTCGACCGACTTTATCTGATAAACTACCAGCAATAGGTGACACAATTAACTGTAAAACAGCAAAAACAGAAATCATCAATCCCATTGTTGAGCCAGATAAATGCATATCTTCCTTTAACATTGGCATAACTGGAATAACTAAGCCAGCTCCTAAAAACACTAAAAATAGATTTGAAATGGCCAGATACATCATATTTTTTTTATTTGTCATATGTTTTCTCCCTTCTAAAAGTCTAATCTAGACCATTCTACACACCACTTTAAAAAAAAGCCATAGTTATTTAAAAATATTTTTTTAACCCGCTTTTTATACACATAGACAAATAAAGAGCAGGAGCTAACCACTCCCACCCTTATTTTGTTAAACAATCATCATTTACTCATTAAATAGTTGTTTCGCCTTCATAGATAAATCCTTGGCGTGAATCAACTGTTAACACAGTACCGCTTGAGATAAGTGATGTTGCATTTTCAACTCCAACAACAACTGGAATATTTTCCGCAATTGCCACAACTGCTGCATGGCTTGTTAATCCACCTTCTTCAACGATAAGAGCTGAAGCTTTTTTAATTGCTGGCATATAATCTTTATCAGTTGTTTTTACAACTAAGATAGCATCTTCTTCCATAGAATCATTTGCTTCTTGAGCTGAAGTTGCTACAACTGCTTTAGCAGAAACGGCTGTATCACCAATTCCTTGTCCATCACATAATTTAGAACCAATTAACTGAATTTTCATTAAGTTAGTTGTTCCTTTTTCACCAATAGGAGCACCAGCAGTAATGATAATCAAATCTCCTTCTTTAGAGAATCCAGTTTCTTTAGCAATTTTAGTTGCTAAACCAAACATATCATCAGTTGAATCTGGTTTAGTTGTAACAGTTGGGAATACACCCCAGTTTAATGCTAAACTTCTAGCAACACGGTCAGTAAATGTTGCCGCTACAATATGAGCTTTTGGACGATATTTAGAGATCATACGTGCAGTATGTCCAGATTGAGTTGCCGCTACAATTGTTTGGATATCTAAGTTTTTCGCTGTATGTCCAACTGCTTGACCAATTGATTCAGTCATATCAGTTTTTCTATGTAATTTAAGAGCATAAGCATCACGATCTGTTAAATCAGCTTCTGTACGTACTGCAATATTTCTCATTGTTTTAACTGCTTCAATTGGGTATTCTCCAGCAGCTGTTTCTCCAGATAACATAACAGCGTCAGTTCCATCATAAATTGCATTCGCCACGTCACTTGCTTCTGCACGTGTTGGACGAGGATTTTTTTGCATAGAGTCTAACATTTGTGTTGCTGTAACAACTGGTTTACCTAAAGCATTACATTTTCTAATCATTTCTTTTTGAACAACTGGTACATTTTCTGTTGGAATTTCAACACCCATGTCACCACGAGCAATCATCAATCCATTAGATACTTTTAAGATATCATCTAAGTTATCAATACCTTCTTGGTTTTCGATTTTAGAAATAATTTGAATATGAGTCGCATTTTCTTGTTCTAAAATTTTTGTGATTTCTAATACGTCACTTGGGCGACGAACGAAACTTGCTGCGATGAAGTCAACATCATTTTCAATACCAAAACGAATATCAGCCGCATCTTTTTCAGTGATACCAGGTAAGTTAATACTTACATTTGGTACGTTCACACCTTTTTTATTTTTCAATACACCTTCATTTAATACTTTTGTTACAATTTCTTTATTAACTGAGTCAATTTCAATAACTTCTAAGTCAATTAATCCATCATCTAAAAGGATGTGGCTTCCTACATGAACATCATCAATTAAACCTGGGTATGTAATTGAAAATTTTTCTTTTGTTCCTTCCACTTCGCTCATTGCAATGCGAACAATATCCCCAGTAGTTAATTCAACAATGCCATCTTTCATATTATGAGTACGAATTTCTGGACCTTTTGTATCTAGTAAAAGTGCAATTGTTTTACCAGTAATTTTTGCCGCTTCACGAATGTTTTTAATACGTGCTCCATGTTCTTCAAAGTCTCCATGTGAGAAATTTAAACGAGCAACATTCATCCCTGAGTTCATTAATTCAACTAATGTGTCTACAGATTCACTTGCTGGACCGATTGTACAAACAATTTTTGTTTTTTTCATGTAAAAAACGCTCCTTAGTATTTTTTATTTATATTAGAATGAGATTTGATGATTTAGATCATACAAACTCAAATCTGGCTGATGTTTCTTTTCTTCTAATGTTGCCACAATGTCATTTGCCACAACTTCATTATTTAATGAACCAATACATAGTCCACCTTGACCGTCTTTAAGTAAATCCACAGCAAAGCTTCCAAATTTACTTGCTAGCACACGGTCACGTGCTGATGGAGATCCTCCACGAACAACATGTCCCAACACAGAAACACGTGCATGAAAATCACCATACTCTGCTAATTGATCTGCAAATTTATGACCAGACATAACACCTTCAGCTAAAACAATTAAACAATGTTTTTTACCGCGGTCACGACCTTCACGAATTTTTTTAGCAACTTGTGCCATATCAAAATCATGTTCTGGGATAATAATATCATCTGCTCCACCGGCAACTCCTGCCCATAAAGCGATATCACCAGCATCACGACCCATTACTTCAATAATAAATGTACGTACGTGAGATGTTGCAGTGTCACGTATTTTATCCATTGCATCTAATACAGTGTTAATAGCTGTATCAAATCCAATAGTGTAATCAGTCATTGGAATATCGTTGTCAATTGTTCCTGGAATACCAACTGCTGGGAATCCACGTTTTGTTAATGCCAAAGCACCATGATAACTTCCGTCACCACCAATAACAACTAAACCTTCAATACCGAATTTATTTAATTGTTCAATTCCTTTAAGCTGACCTTCTTCTGTTGAAAATTCTGGATAACGTGCTGAATACAACACAGTTCCTCCACGTTGGATGATATCCCCCACATCTGGAACATCTAATTTACGAATATCACCAGCGACTAAACCAGCAAATCCATAGTTTATACCATAAACTTCCATACCTTCATGAATGGCTTTACGTGTTACCGCACGAATAGCTGCATTCATACCAGGTGCATCTCCACCACTCGTCAAAATAGCGATGCGTTTCATAGTCATAACCACCTTTACTAAGTTGTACTTACTTTTGTATTTTTCATTATGTAAAAAATACTTAAATCCAAAGACTATTCTACCATTATTTTTATGAAATGTCTTCGCCTATCCTATAAAAATTGAAAAAAAATTGAAAATACATTTTTTCTTCTAATGTTTTTTTAAGAAACAGGTTACTTAAATATGATCATTCCTTCACCTAATAAAGAATGGACTTCCTTTATTAAGCTTGGTGTATTATCTACCCAATATGCTTGGTTTAGCAAGGTGTTTTGCCCTTTATGACGAAATACTAAAATAACAGGATTTTCACCATGATGTGATAATAACACACTTTGTAAATCTGCTAACAATTGATTTTTGTCATTTTCAGGTGTTATATTTATGAAACATTTCATAACGCCTTCCATATCCTTAGCTAATTCAACTGTATTGGCTATAATTTGCAATTCTTGATTGTACTTACTTTTTTCTACCTTACCACGAACAACATACACCTCATGTTCACTAAGGATAGATTGTACACTTCGATAAATAGTCGGAAACAATGTAACAGATAATTTTCCAGTTTGATCAGTTCCTTCTAAAAATGCCATGGATTCACCTTTTTTGGTACGTATCTTTTTAATATTAGATGAATAAAATAATACTGTCACTTCTTGATTTGCCAACAAATCTTTAGCTTTCACTATAGGAAGATTAACTAATTTACTTGTATAAAAATCAACCGGATGAGCAGACACATAGGTTCCTAAATAGTCAACTTCTTGCTCTAATTTTTCTTCAATTGTAAAATCTTCACACGTTTCTTTCTTCAAGGTTAACATATCTAATAAATCTACGCTACCACCACTGTATTCAATATTTTGTATCATACTATCTAGGTCAATCATTAATTGTTTACGATTTTGATGCAATCTGTCAAATGCCCCAATATAGATTAATGGTAAAATATTCGCTTTCTTTAACCATTTTCCACTTAAACGAATTAAAAAATTTTCTAATGATTTAAACGGGCCACCTTCTTTTCTTACTGTCAACATGTGTTGAATGAAATCTTTACGAATTCCTTTAACTGAAGAAAAACCATAGATGATTGACCCTTTATAAAAGGTAAAACTGTATTCACTTTTATTAATATCTGGCGGAATAATGACTAAACCTGCCTCTTTTGCTTCTACGATGTATTCATTCATTTTTGCTGGATTATTTTTTACTGAATGCAAAATAGCTTGGAAAAATGCGGTTGGATAATGAACTTTTAAATAAGCCATCTGATAGGCAATAACTGAATAAACTACCGCATGAGACCGATTAAACCCATAATTAGCAAAACGTTCAATGTAATCATAGACTTGCATCGCAACTTCTTTTGTATAGCCTTGGCCCAATGCCCCATTGATAAAATGCTCTCTCTCGGTATCAAGTACTTCTTTGCTCTTTTTACTAATCGCTCGACGTAGAATGTCTGCTTCTCCTAAACTAAATCCTGCCATCTTTGAAGCAACTTGCATAACCTGCTCTTGGTAAACAATCACACCATATGTATAGCCTAATATGTCTTTCAAGCTATCATGCGGGTAATGGATTGCTTCAATACCTTTTTTTCTCTTAACAAACGTATCAATGTTTTCCATTGGTCCAGGACGATAGAGGGCATTCACTGAAGCAATATCTTCAATAGATGTTGGTCCTAATTTACGCAGGACATTCTTAATTCCTTTTGATTCAAATTGAAACACGCCAACAGTATTTCCTTGTCTAAATAGTTCCAACGTTTTGTCATCATCTAAAGGAATATCTTCTAAAGAAAAGTGCTTGCCTGTCTGATATTCGATAGATGACAAGGCATTTCCAATAATGGATAAATTTCTCAATCCTAGAAAATCCATTTTTAATAAACCAATTTCTTCTACTTCTCCCATAGCAAATTGCGTTAATGGAATACCATTGTTTCCTTCTTGCAATGGAATTAGATTTGTTAAATCTTGATCACTAATCACAACACCAGCAGCATGAGTTGATACATGTCTAGGTAATCCTTCAATCCGTTTTGCTGTATCAAAAAGTAATTTATTTTTGTAAGAATGACCTACTAATTCGCGTAATGTTTTCGATTTATCATACGCTTCACTTAATGTAATCTTTAAATCTTTTGGAATGGCATTTGCCCATTTATTCGCTTCATTTTGTGACAAACCAAACACGCGACTAACATCTCTGACAGCCATTTTTGCTGCTAAGGTTCCAAACGTTGCAATTTGCGCGACACGATTTTCACCGTATTTATGGTTAACATATTGAAGTAATTCTTCCCGTCTGTTATCAGGTATGTCCATATCAATGTCAGGCATGGTGTAACGTTCTTTGTTTAAAAATCGTTCAAATAATAACTGATACTGAATTGGATCAACATTTGTTATTTGTAATACATAAGACACAAGAGACCCTGCAGCTGATCCACGACAAGCAGTCACGATATGATGATCTCTAGCATATTTCATCACGTCCCACACGATTAAAAAATAATCATCGTATCCCATCTCATGAATGACGTCTAACTCCATATTCAAACGTGCTTGATACGTTTCGTTCACTTGACCATTTAAGCGAAATGATAATCCCTCTTGACATAATCTATGCAAATAGGTATCAGCCTGTTCATTATTTGGAACTGGAAAGCTTGGCAATAATGTTTGTTGTAGTGGGATTTGTAAATCAATGGATGACACAATCTTTTCAATATTTGACAAAGCTTCATCTAAATTTTTTTCATGATACCATTTAGTAAAATCTACTACTTGAGGTAAATAATAATCACCAGATAATTGTTCAAAATCAAGCGATATCAGCTCTCCGCTATCAATGTGTTCTAACACTGCGACAGAGAAATCATCACTAGGATTTAAATACCGAACATCTTGTAAAGCAACTGGCGGAAGGTTATATTTTTTATAATAATAACCCCAAAAATCTCGTTCTTCCTCTTTCGCTCGTGAAACATTTATACCACCATAAACATCACATTGCTTTAATATGTCTAGTAATTCTATGGTTCTTTTCTCCATTTGCTCACTGCTTGTCGCTCGTTGCAATTGGTATAACTCATTCTTTTGCCAAGGTAGGATAGCGATTAAGTCATTTAAATCATGAAATACATCCCCTAACGAAAAGGATTCTTGCCTTTCAGTCATCGACTTTTTTGTTGCAATTTTCATTAAATGATGATATCCAGACAGATTTTTAGCTAGAAGTATGATCTCTGCTTCCGTTTCTTCTGTTGTTCTATAGGTTAACGTCATTCCAATAATAGGTTTGATGTGTTGTTTTAAACATTCTTGATAAAATATGACGACACCATGAAGGGTATCAATATCTGTTATCGCTAAACTTGTATAGCCACGATTTTTAGCTTCATACACGAGTTCTTCAATGCGATTGGTACTAGATAATAATGAATACTCTGTTCTAACTTGTAACTGTCCCAAATTCATGAAACCCCTCCATTAATTTTCTTATTTTAGTATACCATAATAATCCAATCTCTCTTCATAAACTACTCTAGGAATCCTTTACTTTTAAAGTAAAGATTGGTAAACTAATTCTTGAAAAGAGGTGCATTAAACATGGGAAGAATTGTTGTTTTTATCTGGGCAATTTTATTAGGACAAGTGGTTAGTTATATTGGTGGCGCACTTCATGGTGTGACTGATTATAACTTCACTGGAACTGTGATTGTATCTTTAATTGCTTGTGCCATTGTTATGCTTATTGGTGAAGCGGCAGCGCCAAGTAATACAAAAAAATCTAAAAAATAAAAACATGTAGGAGAATTTTTCTCTTACATGTTTTTTATTTAACGCTTAAATTCATTAATCAACTCACGTATTGATAATTGATGCTTAAAATTAAAAAAACTAATCGTAATATTCATTAAAATCAATAAACTTGTTGCAATAAAGACCGAACGATAACCAAATCCATTAGCAACAAAGGAACCAACCATTGGTCCTGCAACTTGTCCCATACTTGTAAACATTTGGTTAAAACTAAAGATACGCCCAACTCCATTCATTGGTGTAATCTTACTGATTAAGGTATTCACTGACGGCATCAATGCACCTGTTGAAAATCCTAACAGAAAACGACACACGCCTAACTGAAAGGGCGACTGAACAAGTGACATAGGAAAAATAAATAAAAATGATAAGATCAATCCACCTAACAACACATATTGACTCCCAATTCTATCTCCTAATTTCCCTAAAAATGGTGCCGAGAAAAATTCAGATACACCTGCTACAGATACAATTAAACCACTAACAAATAAAATATTATCCGTCTTTCCACCAAGTTCTCTGACATATAGTGTTAAAATAGGACTGATACTTGTCATCCCTATTTGAATAATAGCGGTTGTAATAAATAAACCAATTAATACTTTAGGGTGCTTAATACTTTTAAAAACTTCTTTGGTAGATACCATGTCTTTTTTTTCAACTGGCTCAAAGTCTTCATGAATAAAAAAGATGGTTAATAAAGTCGTAATAAATAAAATACTCCCTGTTACTAAGAAAACATTTTTTATCCCTACTGTTTGTGCTAATAACCCACCAAGTGATGGGCCAATCAAACTACCTGCTACAGCACCAGTGGCAAGAGTTCCCAAAGCCATACCATTTTTGTCCTTTGGTGCTTGGGATGCAATCATTGCCGTAGCATTTGGAACATAACCAGATAATAAGCCATTACAAAACCTCATAAATAACAACCAAAAAACATTTGGAACAAACGCCAATGAGCCCATTGTAATGGTCATTCCTGCTGCAGCTCTTATCATCATTAACTTACGCCCTTTTCTATCTGCTAGACTCCCCCACAATGGAGCAACCATTGCAGCCGATAACGCCGTTAAACTAATAGATAATCCTGCATAAAATTCCACCTTATTACTAGGTGCACCTAATTGTTCAATGTATATTGAAATAAACGGCATCACTAAACTATAACTTGCGCCTGTAAAGAAACAACCAATCCATGCAATATACATGTTTCGTTTCCAGTCAACCTTCATCGAAATTATATTCACCCTTTCATTTATGCATATACATTATACTCCAATGACCTCTAAATGAAAGCACATCGTTCATTTATTATTTATTTTATCAAAAAATTTTACTCTTTAAACATAACTTAAATAATTACTAATTTATCCTATTTTTTATCTATCATATCAAGTTGAATAGACTGTATTGATTTCTCAATTTCTTTTAATTCTTTTTTTATTTTTTTCAGGTGATCCATTTTCATTTGTTGTTTGTATTGTTCATACAATTTAGCTTCTGTTTTTGTCATGTCATCATAAAATTTTTTTCTTATTAAAGCCATTTTTCTAATCACCTCACCCATATCATACGATACTCGCTATAGTTAATCTATATAATAAACTCACATTTTATATTAAATATCGGTTAAAAAAACCTCTAAAAATTATTAGAGGTTTTGTTTATCTTTAAATGTCTTAATAACAAAGAAACTACTGATAAGTAACAAAACAAATAGAGAAATTAAGGCTACTTTCGATCCAGTACTTGTTCCTTGAATAAAATCGCTTTTCCCTGATTGGAATAACCCAACCACAATGGCAACAAATGAGGTGGAAATAGCTCCCATAAATTGTTGTAATGTACTAAAAACAGCATTCCCATCATCTTGTAAGTTTTCTTTTATAGAAGATAATCCAACTGTCATGACATTACTATAAGACAACCCAACACCAATCATAAAAGTGACATGAGATAAAATAATTAATGCAATGTTTCCCGTTTGAATGACCATAATTAACATTAACCAACCTAAAATTGCAAATAAAATTCCCACACCTATTGGCTTTTTAAACCCTAATTTATCTAAAATTTTACCAGATACTGGAGCAAACAATGCCCCGACTAACGCTCCTGGAAACATCATCATCCCTGCATTAGAAGCTGGAACCCCTTGAACGATTTGAATAAAGTTTGGTAAAACAAACGATACACCGAGTAAAAGAATTTGATAAACCAAGAATGACATCAAGTAAATAGTAAACCATGCATTTTTAAAAACAACTAAATT
This window encodes:
- a CDS encoding Fur family transcriptional regulator, which codes for MEQQSLALQRIKDQLHEANYKLTPQREATVQVLLENEKDHLSAEEIYMLVKLKTPDIGLATVYRTLEMLTELSILDKVNFNDGLARYDMRKEGAKHFHHHLLCLECGNIDEIEEDLLGEVEKIVENHYFFKVTDHRLTFHGICQACQEKNK
- a CDS encoding CvfB family protein; this encodes MKELIGSVWSGLIIDENDQLFFVQKNGVTFHLNKSEGEFKIGDIVEGFGYENQKHDRIFTTNIPDIQQHKFGFAEVVDSRRDLGVFVDIGLPDKEVVVSLDELPEMKPLWPKKGDKLLVRLSVDEKARLWANLADDMTFLAMSKAADEETMKNKNITGVVYRLKMVGTFVFTDEHYVAFIHPSERYEEPRLGQIVEGRVIGVRPDGMLNMSLKPRAYEVISDDAQMILTFLERSKDGMIPFSDKSTPEEIKQTFAISKGQFKRALGSLMKEKRITQKDGKTYLIKDESSN
- a CDS encoding MFS transporter, whose product is MTNKKNMMYLAISNLFLVFLGAGLVIPVMPMLKEDMHLSGSTMGLMISVFAVLQLIVSPIAGSLSDKVGRKLIIATGMLIFAVSELIFGLGQVVSWLYISRGLGGIAAALIMPSVTAYVADVTTFEERPKAMGLVSAAISGGFIIGPGVGGFLAHFGMRVPFFAAAILSFIGFIMTMLILKEPEKQLVHGQVAEKGSVMDILKDPIFTFPFIVILISSFGLQSFESIYSIMATINFNFSTSEIAAIITVSGVLALICQVVFFDGIIKKIGEVGLIRVSFFASAIFVGVIAFTDSKWVVVLSTFVVFLAFDLLRPGITTYLSKHAGDRQGTVNGLNSTFTSFGNILGPMASGMLFDINHFYPYYVSAIVLLITSFLSLMWKKELPQK
- the pyk gene encoding pyruvate kinase; this translates as MKKTKIVCTIGPASESVDTLVELMNSGMNVARLNFSHGDFEEHGARIKNIREAAKITGKTIALLLDTKGPEIRTHNMKDGIVELTTGDIVRIAMSEVEGTKEKFSITYPGLIDDVHVGSHILLDDGLIDLEVIEIDSVNKEIVTKVLNEGVLKNKKGVNVPNVSINLPGITEKDAADIRFGIENDVDFIAASFVRRPSDVLEITKILEQENATHIQIISKIENQEGIDNLDDILKVSNGLMIARGDMGVEIPTENVPVVQKEMIRKCNALGKPVVTATQMLDSMQKNPRPTRAEASDVANAIYDGTDAVMLSGETAAGEYPIEAVKTMRNIAVRTEADLTDRDAYALKLHRKTDMTESIGQAVGHTAKNLDIQTIVAATQSGHTARMISKYRPKAHIVAATFTDRVARSLALNWGVFPTVTTKPDSTDDMFGLATKIAKETGFSKEGDLIIITAGAPIGEKGTTNLMKIQLIGSKLCDGQGIGDTAVSAKAVVATSAQEANDSMEEDAILVVKTTDKDYMPAIKKASALIVEEGGLTSHAAVVAIAENIPVVVGVENATSLISSGTVLTVDSRQGFIYEGETTI
- the pfkA gene encoding 6-phosphofructokinase: MKRIAILTSGGDAPGMNAAIRAVTRKAIHEGMEVYGINYGFAGLVAGDIRKLDVPDVGDIIQRGGTVLYSARYPEFSTEEGQLKGIEQLNKFGIEGLVVIGGDGSYHGALALTKRGFPAVGIPGTIDNDIPMTDYTIGFDTAINTVLDAMDKIRDTATSHVRTFIIEVMGRDAGDIALWAGVAGGADDIIIPEHDFDMAQVAKKIREGRDRGKKHCLIVLAEGVMSGHKFADQLAEYGDFHARVSVLGHVVRGGSPSARDRVLASKFGSFAVDLLKDGQGGLCIGSLNNEVVANDIVATLEEKKHQPDLSLYDLNHQISF
- the dnaE gene encoding DNA polymerase III subunit alpha, whose amino-acid sequence is MNLGQLQVRTEYSLLSSTNRIEELVYEAKNRGYTSLAITDIDTLHGVVIFYQECLKQHIKPIIGMTLTYRTTEETEAEIILLAKNLSGYHHLMKIATKKSMTERQESFSLGDVFHDLNDLIAILPWQKNELYQLQRATSSEQMEKRTIELLDILKQCDVYGGINVSRAKEEERDFWGYYYKKYNLPPVALQDVRYLNPSDDFSVAVLEHIDSGELISLDFEQLSGDYYLPQVVDFTKWYHEKNLDEALSNIEKIVSSIDLQIPLQQTLLPSFPVPNNEQADTYLHRLCQEGLSFRLNGQVNETYQARLNMELDVIHEMGYDDYFLIVWDVMKYARDHHIVTACRGSAAGSLVSYVLQITNVDPIQYQLLFERFLNKERYTMPDIDMDIPDNRREELLQYVNHKYGENRVAQIATFGTLAAKMAVRDVSRVFGLSQNEANKWANAIPKDLKITLSEAYDKSKTLRELVGHSYKNKLLFDTAKRIEGLPRHVSTHAAGVVISDQDLTNLIPLQEGNNGIPLTQFAMGEVEEIGLLKMDFLGLRNLSIIGNALSSIEYQTGKHFSLEDIPLDDDKTLELFRQGNTVGVFQFESKGIKNVLRKLGPTSIEDIASVNALYRPGPMENIDTFVKRKKGIEAIHYPHDSLKDILGYTYGVIVYQEQVMQVASKMAGFSLGEADILRRAISKKSKEVLDTEREHFINGALGQGYTKEVAMQVYDYIERFANYGFNRSHAVVYSVIAYQMAYLKVHYPTAFFQAILHSVKNNPAKMNEYIVEAKEAGLVIIPPDINKSEYSFTFYKGSIIYGFSSVKGIRKDFIQHMLTVRKEGGPFKSLENFLIRLSGKWLKKANILPLIYIGAFDRLHQNRKQLMIDLDSMIQNIEYSGGSVDLLDMLTLKKETCEDFTIEEKLEQEVDYLGTYVSAHPVDFYTSKLVNLPIVKAKDLLANQEVTVLFYSSNIKKIRTKKGESMAFLEGTDQTGKLSVTLFPTIYRSVQSILSEHEVYVVRGKVEKSKYNQELQIIANTVELAKDMEGVMKCFINITPENDKNQLLADLQSVLLSHHGENPVILVFRHKGQNTLLNQAYWVDNTPSLIKEVHSLLGEGMIIFK
- a CDS encoding YjzD family protein, which gives rise to MGRIVVFIWAILLGQVVSYIGGALHGVTDYNFTGTVIVSLIACAIVMLIGEAAAPSNTKKSKK
- a CDS encoding multidrug efflux MFS transporter, whose amino-acid sequence is MKVDWKRNMYIAWIGCFFTGASYSLVMPFISIYIEQLGAPSNKVEFYAGLSISLTALSAAMVAPLWGSLADRKGRKLMMIRAAAGMTITMGSLAFVPNVFWLLFMRFCNGLLSGYVPNATAMIASQAPKDKNGMALGTLATGAVAGSLIGPSLGGLLAQTVGIKNVFLVTGSILFITTLLTIFFIHEDFEPVEKKDMVSTKEVFKSIKHPKVLIGLFITTAIIQIGMTSISPILTLYVRELGGKTDNILFVSGLIVSVAGVSEFFSAPFLGKLGDRIGSQYVLLGGLILSFLFIFPMSLVQSPFQLGVCRFLLGFSTGALMPSVNTLISKITPMNGVGRIFSFNQMFTSMGQVAGPMVGSFVANGFGYRSVFIATSLLILMNITISFFNFKHQLSIRELINEFKR